ACCGCCGGCTAAGATCgaagagattgaagagCCTAGCCCTTCGCAGACCGTGGCGCAAGTATCCAAGTCAGCTAATCGCCGACCAAGCGCCGGGTCGCCTGTAACGACTGTTCAGCCGGCTACCACTTCGTCTCCGTCGACTTTCACCGCCGAGGCTTTGAGGAATCCAATCACAGGTATTGAGAATGTTAATCAAGCGGCAGATGACCTGAACAAAATGactgaggaagagaaggagcGTGACGCAGAAAGACTGTTTATTTTGTTTGATAGGCTGGAGAAGAACCAGGTGATTAGCATGAAGTCAGGAGATGACCAAGACGGACAAAAGAGTAAGGTTCAAGGGCTGAAGGAGAAAATGAGAGAAAAGTTGGAGAGtggagagatggagagatGGGATAGCAAGGATGATCAAGAGGAGAGACAGAGATTAGAGGAGGAGGCAGCAagagacgaagaggaggcaTTTCGGGAGGTTGCGGCGTATAGGCGAACTTTGAGGAAATAGTAATACTCGTAATCTTACACATATTATCTATCAATCAAGGATATTGGGGCCTAAGTCATTTTCGGCTGTCATATTGGTTATATATTTTCGTAAAAGTTGCCATTCTAAATATGACATATCCGTACTATACAATGATGTCTACTCCTTCATGGTTTCGTCCGCTGCCGCATTTGCCCGTTCTTGAATGGCCGTTCTGTAAACTGTCAGCCAAACTGCACCATTCCAGTGAATATACAACCCACCTCAATTGTTTTGTAAAGTCGTCATCcacatcatcatcgtccCAATTGTCTTCCCACAAGTTATCGCTAGGACCGGCGGCAGCTTTCTTCAAAGCGTCCTGGATGTTGC
The sequence above is drawn from the Cryptococcus gattii WM276 chromosome N, complete sequence genome and encodes:
- a CDS encoding proteasome regulatory particle lid subunit SEM1 (Similar to TIGR gene model, INSD accession AAW47058.1; CNN01280), producing the protein MSEHKNSAEKKEEAIAGSSTTNAQLDKKPLPKLGALEDDDEFEVYYGGNIQDALKKAAAGPSDNLWEDNWDDDDVDDDFTKQLRWVVYSLEWCSLADSLQNGHSRTGKCGSGRNHEGVDIIV